From the Musa acuminata AAA Group cultivar baxijiao chromosome BXJ3-7, Cavendish_Baxijiao_AAA, whole genome shotgun sequence genome, one window contains:
- the LOC135642503 gene encoding uncharacterized protein LOC135642503 → MAVQIRAKRVTGPLDDEARARLRGDDPGRAASCASSGSDHGGATCLSGLVHDFLETGGNYDTPSVAADDGGSGGSDRDDSVEGVDADEDRDRVAAETVCELMRAVAELDSFRVRLAADVSRATEGLAWLSSSCGASVFRRTVMAQLRAAGYNAGICKARWEASGGLAAGNHEYIDVVAARGNGHGQGRRYIVDLGFAAEFEVARATEAYKGVVAAVPRVAVAGEEAVRQVVRAVADAARRSLRAQGLHVPPWRKSRYMLAKWLGPYRRTTNPLPASLVAAAAAAASVPEGDIKCRAVGFPVTARPATPAARTR, encoded by the coding sequence ATGGCGGTACAAATCCGGGCGAAGCGGGTCACCGGCCCACTCGACGACGAGGCGAGGGCGCGCCTCCGCGGCGACGACCCCGGCCGCGCCGCTAGCTGCGCCAGCAGCGGCAGCGATCACGGCGGCGCAACCTGCCTCTCCGGCCTCGTCCACGACTTCCTCGAGACCGGTGGTAACTACGACACGCCCTCCGTCGCTGCCGACGACGGGGGCAGTGGAGGATCCGACCGTGACGATAGCGTCGAGGGCGTCGACGCCGACGAGGACCGGGATCGGGTCGCCGCAGAGACCGTCTGTGAGCTGATGCGCGCTGTGGCCGAGTTGGACTCGTTTCGGGTACGGCTAGCCGCTGACGTATCCAGGGCGACTGAGGGTCTCGCCTGGCTGAGCTCGAGCTGCGGCGCCTCAGTCTTCAGGCGGACGGTGATGGCGCAACTGAGGGCGGCGGGCTACAATGCCGGGATCTGCAAGGCGAGGTGGGAAGCATCCGGGGGGCTTGCCGCCGGGAACCACGAGTACATCGACGTGGTGGCGGCGCGAGGAAATGGACACGGGCAGGGGAGGAGGTACATCGTGGACTTGGGCTTCGCCGCGGAGTTCGAGGTGGCGAGGGCGACAGAAGCATACAAGGGCGTGGTGGCGGCGGTGCCGCGGGTGGCGGTGGCGGGAGAGGAGGCGGTGCGGCAGGTGGTGCGGGCGGTGGCGGACGCGGCGAGGAGGTCGCTTCGGGCACAGGGTCTGCACGTGCCGCCGTGGCGCAAGAGCCGCTACATGCTCGCCAAGTGGCTAGGACCATACCGGCGAACCACCAACCCGTTGCCTGCCTccctcgtcgccgccgccgctgccgccgctagcGTCCCAGAAGGCGACATCAAGTGCAGGGCAGTGGGGTTCCCGGTGACGGCTCGCCCGGCGACTCCTGCCGCCCGAACCCGTTGA